The nucleotide sequence GAAGCGCCGGCCGAACTCCTCGATCACCGCCTTCTGCAGTGCCTCGCGCGAGCCCACGCGCGAGAACACGCCGCTCTTTGACAGGCCGACGCGGTCGGCCACGGCCTGCAGGGTGATGGCCTCCAGCCCCTCGGCGCCGGCTAGGTCCAGCGCCGCGCCGACGATGGCGGCGCGGGTCAGCTCGGCTTTCTGGGTCTTGGCGTCCATCGGTTCAATATAGCACGATCGTGCGAAACGACAAGCCGCACGGGCGCTGCTACGCTCGTGCGCATGAGCGCCGCCCCCTTCGTCCCCCAGATCCGCCTCTACCAGGACTGGCTGCGCCAGCGGCGCGGCCTGGCGTTCGACAGCTACGACGCGCTGTGGCGCTGGTCCACCGGCGACCTGCCCGCTTTCTGGCAGAGCGTGTGGGACTACTTCGAGCTGCGATCGCCCACGCCCCACCGGGCCGTGCTGGCGCAGGCCCGCATGCCGGACGCGCGCTGGTTCGAGGGCGCGCAGTTCAACTACGCGCACCAGGTGCTGCGCCACGTGCAGCCGGCGCACGCGGCCGGCTTCATGGCCGTCGTCAGCCGCAACGAGCGTGGCGGGCACCGCGAGCTGTCCTGGCCCGAGCTGCGCCGCCAAGTCGCCTCGCTGGCGCTGCACCTGCGCGAGCAGGGTGTGCAGCCGGGCGACCGGGTGGCGGCCTACCTGCCCAACGTCCCCGAAGCCATGGTCGCCTTCCTGGCCACGGTCAGCATCGGCGGCGTGTGGAGCATCTGCGCGCCCGACATGGGCACGGCGGCGGTGCTGGACCGCTTCCGCCAGATCGGGCCCAAGGTGCTGATCGCCTGCGATGGCGTGCGCTACGGCGGCCGCGACTTCGACCGCACGGCGGTGGTCGCCGAACTGCGCGCGCAGCTGCCGACCGTGCGGCACCTGGTCGTGCACCGCAACCTGGGCGTGCCGCAGGCTGCCCTGGATGCGCTCGGCTCCTTCCAGGAGTGGGGCCCGGCAGTGGCCCGCGACGACGCCCGGACCGAAGGCTTCGAGCCGCTCTGGCTGCCGTTCGACCACCCGCTGTGGATCGTGTACTCCAGCGGCACCACCGGCCTGCCCAAGCCCATCGTGCACGGCCATGGCGGCACGGTGCTGGTGGCGCTGGCGCTCAAGACCCTGCACAACGACATAGGCTGCAGCTACCACCCCAACAGCTGGGGCGAGCGCTACCACTGGTACAGCTCGACCGGCTGGGTGATGTGGAACGCGCAGGTCAGCGGCCTGCTCAACGGCACCACCTGCTGCATCTACGACGGCAATCCCGGCGGCTCCAAGGACAACCCCGACTGGACCACCCTGTGGCGCTTCGGCGCCGAGCTGGGCGTCACCTTCTTCGGCGCCGGCGCGGCTTTCTTCGCCAACTGCATGAAGGCGGGTGTCGACCTGACCGCACTGCCCGGCCTGAAGTCGGTGCGCGCGCTCGGCACCACCGGCTCGCCCCTTTCGGAGGAGGCGCAGCGCTGGGGCACGGAGCAATTCAGGAAACTGCACGCGCTGGCGGGCGAGACGCCCGCCACCGCCGGGCCGTCCAAGCCTGCGCAGGCAGGCTTGGAGCCGCGGCCCGACGTCTGGTGGTGCAACATCAGCGGCGGCACCGACTTCGCCGGCGCGTTCATCGGCGGCAACCGCGAGCTGCCACTGGTTCCCGGCGAGATGCAGTGCCGCCTGCTGGGCTGCGCGGTGGAAGCCTGGAATGAGCAGGGCCAGCCCGTGGTGGGCGAAGTGGGCGAGCTGGTGTGCACCAAGCCGATCCCGTCCATGCCGCTGTACTTCTGGGGCGACGAGGGGAGCCAGCGCTATCTCTCGTCCTATTTCGACATGTACCCCGGCGTCTGGCGCCATGGGGACTGGCTGAAGATCACGCCGGCCGGCGGCTGCATCATCTACGGCCGCAGCGACGCCACCATCAACCGCCATGGCCTGCGCATGGGCACCAGCGAGCTGTACAGCGCGGTGGAGGCGCTGCCCGAGGTGCTGGATTCCTTGGTGGTGGACCTGGAATACCTGGGCCGCGAGAGCTACATGCCGCTGTTCGTGGTGCTGCGCCCTGGCGTGGTGCTGGACGACGCCATCAAGGCCCGGATCAACACCGCCGTGCGCACCGCGCTGTCGCCGCGCTTCGTGCCCGACGAGATCCTGCAGGTGGCCGAGATCCCGCGCACGCTCTCCGGCAAGAAGCAGGAACTGCCGATCAAGAAGCTGCTGCTCGGCCAGCCCATCGACAAGGTGGTGAACAAGGACGCGATGGCCAACCCGGGCTGCCTGGGCTGGTACGTGCAGTTTGCGCAGCAGCGGGCGCAGCCCGGCACTGCAGCAGCCCAGCCATAGGTGCGCGCGCGGCCGACACGGCACGACGAAAAACC is from Ramlibacter tataouinensis TTB310 and encodes:
- a CDS encoding acetoacetate--CoA ligase, whose product is MSAAPFVPQIRLYQDWLRQRRGLAFDSYDALWRWSTGDLPAFWQSVWDYFELRSPTPHRAVLAQARMPDARWFEGAQFNYAHQVLRHVQPAHAAGFMAVVSRNERGGHRELSWPELRRQVASLALHLREQGVQPGDRVAAYLPNVPEAMVAFLATVSIGGVWSICAPDMGTAAVLDRFRQIGPKVLIACDGVRYGGRDFDRTAVVAELRAQLPTVRHLVVHRNLGVPQAALDALGSFQEWGPAVARDDARTEGFEPLWLPFDHPLWIVYSSGTTGLPKPIVHGHGGTVLVALALKTLHNDIGCSYHPNSWGERYHWYSSTGWVMWNAQVSGLLNGTTCCIYDGNPGGSKDNPDWTTLWRFGAELGVTFFGAGAAFFANCMKAGVDLTALPGLKSVRALGTTGSPLSEEAQRWGTEQFRKLHALAGETPATAGPSKPAQAGLEPRPDVWWCNISGGTDFAGAFIGGNRELPLVPGEMQCRLLGCAVEAWNEQGQPVVGEVGELVCTKPIPSMPLYFWGDEGSQRYLSSYFDMYPGVWRHGDWLKITPAGGCIIYGRSDATINRHGLRMGTSELYSAVEALPEVLDSLVVDLEYLGRESYMPLFVVLRPGVVLDDAIKARINTAVRTALSPRFVPDEILQVAEIPRTLSGKKQELPIKKLLLGQPIDKVVNKDAMANPGCLGWYVQFAQQRAQPGTAAAQP